Proteins encoded together in one Ptiloglossa arizonensis isolate GNS036 chromosome 9, iyPtiAriz1_principal, whole genome shotgun sequence window:
- the LOC143151417 gene encoding uncharacterized protein LOC143151417: MWERRRSCGRDTRDYRLSNYARGSCNLKPNTDPRNFRFCDAPGEKLRVQQFPCRCGKCVPGELYRRTRRRCVHDTLSKIVAINGDLEHALLKTVAINGDLERALLKTVAINGHLEHLPRLNAAARRGLFNLLRRSSIPPRFQPTRSISTGWPVSDPLRKIYRRIYHENYAQFHEPKKLLRDDSRRDTDERGKRYRP; the protein is encoded by the exons ATGTGGGA ACGTCGCCGAAGTTGCGGACGGGACACACGCGACTATCGCCTATCGAACTACGCGAGAGGTTCGTGCAACTTAAAACCGAACACTGATccgcgaaactttcgtttcTGCGATGCACCCGGTGAAAAGTTACGCGTTCAACAATTTCCATGCAGATGCGGCAAGTGTGTTCCGGGCGAACTTTACCGACGAACGCGTCGACGGTGTGTACACGATACGTTATCGAAGATCGTGGCTATCAACGGAGACCTTGAACACGCGTTATTGAAGACCGTGGCTATCAACGGAGACCTCGAACGCGCGTTATTGAAGACCGTGGCTATCAACGGACACCTGGAACACCTGCCGCGACTCAACGCG GCCGCGAGACGAGGCCTGTTCAACCTACTCCGGAGAAGCTCGATACCACCTAGATTCCAGCCAACACGTTCCATCTCTACAGGGTGGCCCGTTTCTGATCCACTACGAAAAATCTACCGAAGAATCTACCACGAAAATTACGCACAATTTCACGAACCGAAAAAATTACTCAGAGACGATTCAAGACGCGACACGGATGAGAGAGGGAAACGATACCGGCCGTGA